Proteins encoded by one window of Cheilinus undulatus linkage group 13, ASM1832078v1, whole genome shotgun sequence:
- the elovl8a gene encoding LOW QUALITY PROTEIN: ELOVL fatty acid elongase 8a (The sequence of the model RefSeq protein was modified relative to this genomic sequence to represent the inferred CDS: substituted 1 base at 1 genomic stop codon): MVNFSATGLQLSMWQKLQLFYQGILGNGDKRTDGWPLVYSPVPVGCIFLCYLFIIWLGPKLMAKRQPVNLKPVLIVYNFAMVCLSAYMFYEFTASSWLAKYSLLCQPVDYSNSPLAMRMARVCWWFYFSKVIELSDTIFFILRKKNNQLTFLHVYHHATMIFNWWAGVKYVAGGQSFLIGLINSLVHVVMYLYYGLAALGPGMLKYLWWKRYLTSLQLLQFFIVTIHTTYNLFADCDFPDSMNAVVLAYSLSLIALFSNFYYHSYLAKKTAKKTKXERKRETNQAALDCPLLLTQQEGGKIREEHMKKHFEVNKSKFHS, encoded by the exons ATGGTTAACTTTTCTGCCACT GGTCTCCAGCTCAGCATGTGGCAGAAATTACAACTTTTCTACCAAGGAATTCTGGGAAATGGAG ATAAGCGGACAGATGGCTGGCCCCTGGTCTATTCTCCTGTTCCTGTCGGCTGTATCTTCCTGTGTTACCTGTTCATTATCTGGCTGGGACCAAAGCTGATGGCCAAAAGACAGCCGGTCAACCTCAAACCCGTCCTGATTGTTTACAACTTTGCCATGGTCTGCCTGTCTGCATACATGTTCTATGAG TTCACAGCGTCCTCCTGGTTGGCCAAATACAGTCTGCTGTGTCAGCCTGTCGACTACAGCAACAGCCCACTGGCCATGCGG ATGGCAAGAGTGTGCTGGTGGTTCTACTTCTCTAAAGTCATTGAGCTCAGTGACACT ATATTTTTCATTCTGAGGAAGAAGAACAACCAGCTGACCTTCCTCCACGTCTACCATCATGCCACCATGATCTTCAACTGGTGGGCCGGGGTGAAATATGTGGCCGGTGGCCAGT CTTTCCTGATTGGTCTGATTAACTCTCTGGTTCATGTAGTGATGTATCTGTACTACGGCCTGGCAGCGTTGGGTCCAGGAATGTTGAAATACCTCTGGTGGAAACGTTACCTCACATCCCTGCAGCTG CTCCAGTTTTTCATCGTAACCATCCACACCACCTACAACCTGTTCGCCGACTGCGACTTCCCTGACTCCATGAACGCGGTGGTGTTGGCCTACTCGCTCAGCCTCATCGCTCTCTTCAGTAACTTCTACTACCACAGCTACCTCGCCAAAAAGACGGCCAAGAAAACAAagtgagagaggaagagggagacaAATCAG GCAGCTTTGGACTgtcctctgctcctcactcaaCAGGAGGGAGGCAAAATAAGAGAGGAGCACATGAAAAAGCACTTTGAAGTGAATAAATCAAAGTTTCACAGTTAA
- the selenop2 gene encoding selenoprotein Pb yields the protein MRSLLLLWLCAALPALLWASHVTLEVEGDNNASMICRPAPHWDIKGKAPMKALLGNVVVVALLKASUHFCLTQASKIGGLREKLKRSNITEVSFMIVNEREAQSRAMYWELKRRAPTDVPVYQQAPLQNDVWEALDGDKDDFLVYDRCGLLTFHIVLPYSFLHYPYVEAAIRATYFKDICNCTALDTLSNIDPSSITPVDDEEEDPPPPDRKLQHEHQHQHHHPFDHNPHPHHPQYDRNQSQPVRHTRHNNTQPHQHRHPHIHQHHNHNHHQD from the exons ATGCGCTCCCTCTTGTTGCTGTGGCTGTGTGCGGCCCTGCCAGCTCTGCTGTGGGCCTCTCATGTCACTCTGGAGGTGGAGGGGGACAACAATGCCTCCATGATTTGCAGACCTGCCCCTCACTGGGATATTAAGGGAAAGGCACCCATGAAAGCGCTGCTGGGAAATGTGGTCGTGGTGGCACTGCTGAAGGCCAGCTGACATTTCTGTCTCACTCAGGCCTCCAA GATCGGAGGCCTGCGTGAGAAGCTGAAGCGCAGCAACATCACTGAAGTTTCTTTTATGATAGTAAATGAGAGGGAGGCTCAGTCCAGAGCAATGTACTGGGAGCTGAAGAGAAGAGCGCCCACCGATGTTCCTGTGTACCAGCAGGCTCCACTTCAGAATGATGTGTGGGAGGCTCTGGACGGAGACAAAGATGACTTCTTGGTCTATGATCG ctGTGGACTGCTCACCTTCCATATCGTGCTGCCTTACAGTTTCCTTCACTACCCCTACGTCGAGGCTGCAATCAGAGCAACTTACTTTAAAGACATCTGCAACTGCACT gcCCTTGATACTTTGTCAAACATCGACCCTTCATCCATAACACCCGTggatgatgaagaagaggatCCACCTCCTCCAGATCGTAAACTTCAGCATGAACATCAGCATCAACACCACCATCCTTTTGACCACAACCCTCATCCCCATCACCCTCAATACGACCGGAATCAATCCCAGCCTGTGCGCCATACACGTCATAACAACACTCAACCCCATCAGCATCGCCATCCACATATCCACCAAcatcataatcataatcatcACCAAGATTAG